Proteins encoded within one genomic window of Setaria italica strain Yugu1 chromosome IV, Setaria_italica_v2.0, whole genome shotgun sequence:
- the LOC111257059 gene encoding aspartyl protease family protein At5g10770-like gives MAASVMMKLALLILSITSHQVLAAHHQHTINVQSLLSSEMCSSAPAAPVTQASLPGAAGSTLQIVRRLCLQTGNNKTVSDHYTAILHRDHHRVRSIHRHLAGSQSTITIPARLGLPFHSLEYVVTIGIGTPPQNFTVLFDTGSDLTWVQCAPCGDSCHAQEEPLFDPKNSNTYANIQCDAPECHIRGGGEPNSCGSGFTCAYTVQYGDNSQTFGNLAKETITLSPLAPPATGVVFGCSDKTTGLLRDESVAGLLGLGRGDSSILSQTRRTNDGGVVFSYCLPPRGSSAGYLVIGDDAPQPSNLTFTPLKTDNPRLSSVYAVDLSSISVNGAAVPIPASAFSEGTVIDSGTVITHMPRAAYLPLRDEFRRHMGDYTMLPEGSVGALDTCYDVTGLDVVTAPRVAFEFGGGARMDVDASGILYVIGALGEAVACLAFLPMDSVGLVIIGNMQQRAHKVVFDVAGGRVGFGPGGCS, from the exons ATGGCTGCTTCAGTGATGATGAAGTTGGCGTTGCTCATTCTGTCCATCACCTCGCATCAGGTTCTAGCGGCGCACCACCAGCATACCATCAACGTCCAGTCCTTGCTATCCAGCGAGATGTGCTCTTCGGCACCTGCGGCTCCAG TAACCCAAGCATCTCTTCCTGGAGCTGCTGGAAGCACCCTCCAAATCGTCCGCCGCTTGTGCCTGCAAACCGGCAACAACAAGACGGTGTCTGACCACTACACCGCCATCCTGCACCGAGACCACCACCGTGTCCGGTCCAtccaccgccacctcgccggGTCCCAAAGCACAATTACCATTCCTGCTCGCCTGGGCCTTCCCTTCCACAGTCTGGAGTACGTCGTCACCATCGGCATCGGAACCCCGCCGCAGAACTTCACCGTCCTCTtcgacaccggcagcgaccTCACCTGGGTCCAGTGCGCGCCCTGCGGCGACTCCTGCCACGCCCAGGAAGAACCCCTGTTCGACCCGAAGAATTCCAACACGTACGCCAACATCCAGTGCGACGCGCCGGAGTGCCATAtccgcggtggcggcgaacCAAACAGCTGCGGATCTGGGTTCACGTGCGCGTACACCGTTCAGTACGGCGACAACTCCCAGACTTTTGGTAATCTCGCGAAGGAAACCATCACTCTGtcgccgctggcgccgcctgCCACCGGAGTCGTGTTCGGGTGCAGCGACAAGACCACCGGCCTACTCAGAGATGAGAGCGTCGCCGGCCTGCTCGGCCTAGGCCGCGGCGACTCGTCCATCCTCTCGCAGACACGGCGCACCAACGACGGCGGCGTCGTCTTCTCTTACTGCCTCCCGCCGCGAGGCAGCTCCGCCGGTTACCTCGTTATCGGCGACGACGCTCCGCAGCCGTCGAACCTGACGTTCACGCCTCTGAAGACCGACAACCCTCGCCTGAGCTCCGTGTACGCGGTGGACCTCTCCAGCATCTCCGTGAACGGCGCGGCCGTCCCTATACCGGCATCGGCGTTCTCCGAGGGGACGGTCATCGACTCCGGCACCGTGATCACGCACATGCCGCGCGCCGCGTACCTCCCGCTGCGCGACGAGTTCCGGCGCCACATGGGCGACTACACGATGCTGCCGGAGGGGTCGGTGGGAGCCCTGGACACTTGCTACGACGTGACGGGGCTCGACGTCGTGACGGCGCCACGGGTGGCGTTCGAGTTCGGTGGCGGCGCGAGGATGGACGTCGACGCGTCCGGGATACTATACGTTATAGGTGCCTTGGGAGAAGCGGTGGCGTGCTTGGCCTTTTTGCCCATGGATTCCGTGGGTCTCGTCATCATTGGTAACATGCAGCAGAGGGCGCACAAAGTTGTGTTCGATGTGGCCGGCGGGAGGGTTGGGTTCGGACCAGGTGGATGTAGTTGA